A section of the Roseovarius sp. W115 genome encodes:
- the cobW gene encoding cobalamin biosynthesis protein CobW yields the protein MQSKIPATVVTGFLGAGKTTLIRHMLENANGRRIALIINEFGDLGVDGGILKGCGIEGCAEEDVMELSNGCICCTVAEDFIPTLEKLLDRPDAPDHIVIETSGLALPQPLVRAFSWPEISTRVTVDGVVTVVDGKAVSEGRFAHDVAAVDAQRAQDENLDHETPLSELFEDQVSCADMIVVNKSDLLGADEANTLVGQLRSESRDGVQVVKSTMGALPVDVLLGQGVGAETDMDARHEHHHHHHDDDHHDDHDHHHHDHDHDAFESFVVTRSEISDPNAFAEQVADVIRTHDILRLKGFAAVLGKPMRLTLQAVGPRVETYFDRPFGAEARETRLVVIGQSGLDRAAIEKALAA from the coding sequence CTGTCGTCACCGGGTTTCTTGGAGCCGGCAAGACCACCCTCATCCGCCATATGCTGGAAAACGCAAACGGGCGCCGCATTGCTTTGATCATCAATGAGTTCGGCGACCTTGGCGTCGATGGTGGCATCCTGAAGGGCTGCGGTATCGAAGGTTGTGCCGAGGAAGACGTGATGGAGCTATCAAACGGCTGCATCTGCTGCACCGTGGCTGAGGATTTCATTCCAACGCTTGAAAAACTGCTCGACCGCCCAGATGCACCAGACCACATCGTGATCGAAACCTCCGGACTGGCCCTGCCCCAGCCTTTGGTCCGTGCCTTTAGCTGGCCAGAGATTTCCACCCGCGTGACCGTGGACGGCGTTGTGACCGTGGTCGATGGCAAGGCCGTTTCCGAGGGCCGGTTTGCCCATGACGTGGCCGCTGTCGACGCTCAGCGTGCTCAGGACGAAAACCTAGACCATGAAACACCGCTGTCAGAGCTTTTTGAAGATCAGGTCTCCTGTGCTGATATGATCGTCGTGAACAAATCCGACCTTCTGGGAGCGGATGAGGCCAACACATTGGTGGGTCAGCTGCGCTCTGAAAGCCGCGATGGCGTTCAGGTGGTGAAATCCACTATGGGTGCGCTGCCTGTGGATGTGCTGCTGGGTCAGGGCGTCGGTGCCGAGACGGACATGGACGCCCGCCATGAACATCACCACCATCATCATGACGATGATCACCACGACGACCATGACCATCATCACCACGATCACGACCACGATGCGTTTGAATCGTTTGTCGTCACCCGGTCTGAGATCAGCGATCCAAATGCTTTTGCCGAACAGGTGGCGGACGTGATCCGCACGCATGATATCCTGCGCCTCAAGGGTTTCGCGGCGGTATTGGGGAAACCCATGCGGCTCACCTTGCAGGCTGTCGGCCCCCGCGTGGAAACTTATTTCGACCGTCCCTTTGGCGCAGAGGCCCGCGAAACAAGGTTGGTGGTCATCGGCCAATCGGGACTTGACCGTGCGGCCATTGAAAAAGCGCTGGCCGCGTGA